The proteins below are encoded in one region of Pyxidicoccus trucidator:
- a CDS encoding YihY/virulence factor BrkB family protein — MAHRSTPGGAARWKGLLGRLRQEWKRNKLSDAAAALTFYGVLALFPFLLFMVALAGVVVQPEQVQALIGALGREVPPELGALPYAQLAQLTSGPGRELLTISALAAVWSATAGVVSLMSALNTAYGVTESRPRWKVYGVALGMMLAGAVLALLAGLLAVAAPALATRLGQPWTMLAGWLRLPLAALLMMVLWATLYSVLPDARQKFRFFTPGSVAGVLVWLAASLGFSAYVSHFSTFGITYGALGGIIVLLLWMWISSLALMLGAEINAVLARRPPGDAGVPA; from the coding sequence GTGGCACACAGAAGCACGCCCGGCGGCGCGGCGCGGTGGAAGGGGCTGCTGGGCAGGCTGCGCCAGGAGTGGAAGCGCAACAAGCTGAGTGACGCGGCGGCCGCCCTCACGTTCTACGGAGTCCTCGCCCTCTTTCCCTTCCTGCTCTTCATGGTCGCCCTCGCGGGCGTTGTCGTCCAACCCGAGCAGGTGCAGGCCCTCATCGGTGCGCTGGGGCGCGAAGTGCCTCCGGAGCTTGGTGCGCTGCCCTATGCACAGCTCGCGCAGCTCACCTCCGGGCCAGGCAGGGAATTGCTCACGATCAGCGCGCTGGCCGCGGTGTGGTCCGCGACCGCCGGGGTGGTGAGTCTCATGTCGGCCCTCAACACCGCCTACGGTGTGACGGAGAGCCGCCCGCGCTGGAAGGTCTACGGGGTCGCACTCGGGATGATGCTGGCGGGAGCCGTCCTGGCCCTGCTCGCAGGGCTGCTCGCGGTGGCCGCGCCAGCCCTTGCCACCCGGCTCGGACAGCCCTGGACGATGCTCGCGGGCTGGCTGAGGTTGCCCCTCGCGGCGCTGCTGATGATGGTCCTCTGGGCGACCCTCTATTCAGTGCTCCCGGATGCGCGGCAGAAGTTCAGGTTCTTCACGCCCGGCTCCGTGGCGGGGGTGCTCGTCTGGCTCGCGGCCTCGCTGGGCTTCTCCGCCTACGTCTCCCACTTCAGCACCTTCGGCATCACCTATGGCGCCCTGGGGGGCATCATCGTCCTGCTGCTGTGGATGTGGATTTCGTCGCTCGCGCTGATGCTGGGTGCCGAGATCAACGCCGTCCTCGCTCGCCGTCCCCCCGGCGACGCCGGAGTCCCGGCCTGA
- a CDS encoding DUF378 domain-containing protein, which translates to MERVDADRLKAVLAKVMAVLVIIGAINWGLIGFFNWNLVDAIFGGGAREETSAAGRLVYSVVGLAGVALALVFPWSRPVDTTTTTTTTRTTGTGANRRIDVRP; encoded by the coding sequence ATGGAACGCGTGGATGCTGACCGCTTGAAGGCAGTGCTCGCCAAGGTGATGGCCGTGCTGGTCATCATCGGCGCCATCAACTGGGGCCTGATTGGCTTCTTCAACTGGAACCTCGTGGACGCCATCTTCGGTGGCGGAGCGCGGGAGGAGACCAGCGCGGCGGGTCGCCTCGTCTATTCCGTCGTGGGGCTGGCGGGAGTGGCGCTCGCGCTCGTTTTCCCCTGGAGCCGGCCGGTGGATACGACGACCACGACCACGACGACCCGGACGACGGGGACTGGAGCCAACAGGCGCATCGACGTGCGGCCCTGA
- a CDS encoding alpha/beta fold hydrolase: protein MVKGPAGALYVDDGGKGGVPVVFVHSSCGNTTHWAAQLAHLRKHRRAVALDLRGHGKSAPPEDVDITMEDFARDIAAVVDGLGLQRFVLVGHSMGGAICAAYAGQHPDRVAGLFLLDPASDARAIPAEQSAGLMQVLATEAWSAVIEEFWTPMLAASRPEVRERLLSQMRATSQAGARAGLGALLTFDPVAALRRYPGPRLSVITAFNEEPGSYQRLVPELPFRKVDGTGHWVQLDAPDVVNDLLDGFLATVR from the coding sequence ATGGTGAAGGGACCTGCTGGAGCGCTGTACGTCGACGACGGAGGGAAGGGTGGGGTGCCGGTGGTGTTCGTCCACTCGAGCTGCGGGAATACGACGCACTGGGCGGCCCAGCTCGCGCACCTCCGGAAGCACCGGCGGGCGGTGGCGTTGGACCTGCGCGGCCATGGGAAGTCGGCGCCGCCGGAAGACGTGGACATCACCATGGAGGACTTCGCCCGGGACATCGCGGCGGTGGTGGACGGGCTCGGGCTCCAGCGCTTCGTGCTCGTGGGGCACAGCATGGGCGGGGCCATCTGCGCGGCCTACGCGGGGCAACATCCCGACCGTGTCGCGGGCCTGTTCCTGCTCGACCCGGCCTCGGACGCGCGCGCGATTCCGGCCGAGCAGTCCGCGGGCCTCATGCAGGTGCTGGCGACGGAGGCGTGGAGCGCGGTCATCGAGGAGTTCTGGACGCCGATGCTCGCGGCCTCGCGGCCCGAGGTGCGCGAGCGCCTGCTCTCGCAGATGCGGGCCACGTCCCAGGCGGGGGCGCGCGCGGGGCTGGGGGCGCTGCTGACCTTCGACCCCGTCGCGGCGCTCCGGCGCTACCCGGGGCCGCGCCTCTCCGTCATCACCGCGTTCAACGAGGAGCCCGGCTCCTACCAGCGCCTCGTCCCCGAGCTGCCGTTCCGGAAGGTGGACGGCACCGGCCACTGGGTGCAGCTCGACGCTCCGGACGTGGTGAACGACCTGCTGGACGGGTTCCTCGCCACCGTCCGCTGA
- a CDS encoding SDR family oxidoreductase — MSRILITGSSKGLGRATALELARRGHEVIATARKVETLADLPVAERLALDVTSETSVRRAVEQAGRVDVLINNAAEIAVAPLESIPFEEVRNLYEINVFGALRMIQAFTPAMRERRAGTVLNVSSVVGRISLPLTGIYCSTKWALEALSESLRLELGHFGVRVVVVEPGQIGTGALDAPRAYFSEKDPYLPLAASRKYGPREQMTPPETIARTIADAVESPERQFRWPAGPDAEALLASRAKLDDPAFDTALRSALNLQW; from the coding sequence ATGTCACGCATTCTGATCACAGGCAGTTCGAAGGGGCTGGGCAGGGCCACCGCCCTGGAGCTCGCGCGCCGCGGGCACGAGGTCATCGCGACGGCGCGCAAGGTGGAGACCCTCGCGGACCTGCCCGTCGCCGAGCGCCTGGCGCTCGATGTGACGAGCGAGACTTCGGTCCGGCGCGCCGTGGAGCAGGCCGGCCGGGTGGATGTCCTCATCAACAACGCGGCCGAAATCGCGGTGGCGCCGCTCGAGTCGATTCCCTTCGAGGAGGTCCGCAACCTCTATGAGATCAACGTCTTCGGGGCGCTTCGGATGATTCAGGCCTTCACCCCGGCGATGCGCGAGCGGCGCGCCGGCACGGTGCTCAACGTCTCGTCCGTGGTCGGCCGCATCTCGCTCCCCCTGACGGGCATCTACTGCTCCACCAAGTGGGCCCTGGAGGCGCTGAGCGAGTCGCTGCGCCTCGAACTGGGCCACTTCGGGGTCCGCGTCGTCGTCGTGGAGCCGGGGCAGATTGGCACCGGTGCGCTGGACGCCCCCCGCGCGTACTTCAGTGAGAAGGACCCGTATCTCCCGCTCGCGGCGTCGCGGAAGTACGGTCCCCGGGAGCAGATGACGCCGCCGGAGACCATCGCGCGCACCATCGCCGACGCGGTGGAGTCCCCCGAGCGCCAGTTCCGCTGGCCCGCCGGCCCGGACGCCGAGGCGCTCCTCGCCTCGCGCGCGAAGCTCGATGACCCGGCCTTCGACACCGCGCTCCGCTCGGCGCTCAATCTCCAATGGTAG
- a CDS encoding S41 family peptidase, producing MTRGPQAFRSRLREGLGALLCAAALLVSTASPAQMGRGAGEPVDAAMRAKIVDRVSTALNETYVFPDVARKMEANLRKKLKAGAYDKLANSAELAEALTRDLQEVSKDKHLSIHYAPTRPPGMGPDGPSQEAREEHRREMASRNFGFEKVERLAGNVGYLDLRGFMGAELAGETAIAAMGFLANSDAVIIDLRNNGGGDPSMIQLITSYFFDEPKHLNSFYIRKGDITQQFWTSAHVAGKRMTDVPIYILTSQRTFSAAEEFSYNLKNLKRATLVGETTGGGAHPVNAQFLDDVHLLVRVPFGRAVNPVTGTNWEGTGVAPDIKVPADKAQETAHLDALKKLRATVKDDGKKKRLEWSIQGVEALARPVTLTAEVLKSFAGSYGPRTLVFENGSLWYEWRKGIPRVRAVPMTADTLTLDGVEVLRLRIEKDASGKVTGLTHLYEDGNVDKAPRTGS from the coding sequence ATGACTCGCGGTCCGCAGGCGTTCCGGAGCCGGCTGCGCGAAGGCCTTGGGGCACTGTTGTGTGCCGCCGCCCTGCTCGTCTCGACCGCCTCCCCCGCCCAGATGGGGCGCGGCGCCGGCGAGCCGGTGGACGCCGCGATGCGCGCGAAGATCGTGGACCGTGTCTCGACGGCGCTGAATGAGACGTATGTCTTCCCGGACGTGGCCCGGAAGATGGAGGCGAACCTCCGCAAGAAGCTGAAGGCGGGCGCCTACGACAAGCTCGCCAACTCGGCCGAGCTCGCCGAAGCCCTGACCCGAGACCTTCAGGAGGTGAGCAAGGACAAGCACCTGAGCATCCACTACGCCCCCACGAGGCCCCCGGGCATGGGCCCCGATGGCCCCAGTCAGGAGGCCCGGGAGGAGCACCGCCGGGAGATGGCGTCGCGGAACTTCGGCTTCGAGAAGGTGGAGCGCCTCGCGGGGAATGTTGGCTACCTGGACCTGCGCGGCTTCATGGGAGCGGAGCTGGCGGGAGAGACCGCCATCGCCGCCATGGGATTCCTGGCCAACTCCGACGCGGTCATCATCGACCTGCGAAACAACGGCGGTGGGGATCCGTCGATGATTCAGCTCATCACCAGCTACTTCTTCGACGAGCCCAAGCACCTCAACAGCTTCTACATCCGCAAGGGCGACATCACCCAGCAGTTCTGGACCTCCGCCCATGTGGCCGGCAAGCGGATGACCGACGTGCCCATCTACATCCTCACCAGCCAGCGCACCTTCTCCGCGGCCGAGGAGTTCTCCTACAACCTGAAGAACCTCAAGCGGGCCACCCTCGTCGGCGAGACGACCGGCGGTGGCGCCCATCCGGTGAACGCCCAGTTCCTCGACGATGTGCACCTGCTGGTGCGCGTTCCCTTCGGCCGCGCGGTGAATCCCGTCACCGGCACCAACTGGGAAGGCACCGGCGTGGCGCCGGATATCAAGGTCCCCGCGGACAAGGCGCAGGAAACGGCCCACCTGGATGCGTTGAAGAAGCTGCGGGCCACGGTCAAGGACGACGGAAAGAAGAAGCGGCTCGAGTGGTCCATCCAGGGAGTGGAGGCACTCGCCAGGCCGGTGACACTGACCGCCGAGGTGCTGAAGAGCTTCGCGGGGAGCTATGGGCCTCGCACGCTCGTCTTCGAGAATGGCTCGCTCTGGTACGAGTGGCGGAAGGGCATCCCCAGGGTGCGGGCGGTTCCAATGACCGCGGACACCCTCACGCTCGACGGTGTGGAAGTCCTCCGCCTGCGCATCGAGAAGGATGCCTCGGGCAAGGTGACCGGGCTTACCCATCTGTACGAGGACGGCAACGTCGACAAGGCACCGCGCACCGGAAGCTGA
- a CDS encoding DMT family transporter, translating to MRYFAMVAAGATLWGCWALFLRPAGLSGPQNALLVLTAMSLPAPFLLRREALRDRRATAALVVIGLADAANTALFFAAIRNGPVSVAVLTHYLAPLLLALSAPWVLRERVSARALVGVPITLFGLALLIIQPGTAFSGLTATLGAASALFYAVIVLGSKEAARAYSPLAVTSLHAPLSMAALLLYFGAEALPSALDEATLRVLVGGVACGLIGNILFNAGLRHVPTAAAGALTYLEPLTASVVGMVFFAEALTPAGIVGGLLVLVTGAWVAAERRAPARLLPEPSATP from the coding sequence GTGCGGTACTTCGCCATGGTCGCGGCCGGGGCCACCCTCTGGGGGTGCTGGGCCCTCTTCCTCCGGCCGGCGGGGCTGTCCGGGCCGCAGAATGCGCTGCTGGTGCTCACCGCCATGTCACTCCCCGCGCCCTTCCTGCTGCGGCGCGAAGCCCTGAGGGACAGGCGCGCCACGGCGGCGCTCGTCGTCATCGGCCTGGCGGACGCCGCCAACACGGCCCTCTTCTTCGCGGCGATACGGAACGGGCCGGTGTCAGTGGCGGTGCTGACGCACTACCTCGCCCCGCTGCTGCTCGCGCTGTCCGCACCGTGGGTGCTGCGCGAGCGCGTCTCCGCGCGGGCCCTGGTGGGCGTTCCCATCACCCTCTTCGGCCTGGCCCTGCTCATCATCCAGCCCGGCACCGCCTTCTCCGGGCTCACCGCGACGCTGGGCGCGGCGAGCGCCCTGTTCTACGCGGTCATCGTCCTGGGCTCGAAGGAAGCGGCGCGCGCCTACTCTCCACTCGCCGTCACCTCGCTGCACGCTCCCCTCTCCATGGCCGCGCTGCTGCTGTACTTCGGCGCCGAGGCCCTGCCCTCGGCGCTGGACGAAGCCACACTCCGAGTCCTCGTCGGCGGCGTGGCGTGTGGCCTCATTGGAAACATCCTCTTCAATGCCGGGCTGCGGCATGTGCCCACCGCGGCGGCGGGAGCCCTTACCTACCTGGAACCCCTTACTGCCTCGGTGGTGGGCATGGTCTTCTTCGCGGAGGCGCTGACGCCCGCTGGCATCGTAGGAGGACTGCTGGTGCTGGTGACGGGCGCCTGGGTGGCCGCCGAGCGCCGGGCCCCCGCGCGGCTCCTGCCGGAGCCGTCCGCCACACCCTGA
- a CDS encoding helix-turn-helix transcriptional regulator, translating into MARVERVMQLQDFLRAHEATTVAEIAAALEVSVRTVHRDLATLRDQGVPISSDSGPGGGVRLERARGLTAVHLSLEEVVALWLAANLSATASSLPWGSAARSGLEKLFASVPKERARGMRELCRRVVVGRPASARVLAEVGTPPEELLAVFERAFREQVCLSFDYQDRHGKASRRLVEPHGLLVEAPVWYVLARDVEKSAARIFRMDRIRRARVVPERSFVPDMEGLKAQAVAQKQEAQSP; encoded by the coding sequence ATGGCACGAGTCGAGCGGGTGATGCAGCTGCAGGACTTCCTCCGGGCCCACGAGGCCACCACCGTCGCGGAGATTGCCGCCGCGCTGGAGGTGAGCGTGCGCACGGTGCACAGAGACCTCGCCACGCTGAGGGACCAGGGCGTGCCCATCAGCAGCGACTCCGGGCCGGGAGGCGGCGTGCGGCTGGAGCGGGCCCGGGGGCTGACGGCGGTGCACCTCTCGCTGGAGGAGGTGGTGGCGCTGTGGCTCGCGGCGAACCTGTCGGCGACCGCCAGCTCGCTCCCCTGGGGGAGTGCCGCGCGCTCGGGGCTGGAGAAGCTCTTCGCCAGCGTCCCGAAAGAGCGGGCCCGGGGCATGCGCGAGCTCTGCCGCCGCGTGGTGGTGGGGCGGCCCGCCAGCGCCCGCGTCCTGGCGGAGGTGGGGACACCGCCCGAGGAGCTGCTCGCCGTGTTCGAGCGCGCCTTCCGCGAGCAGGTGTGCCTGTCCTTCGACTACCAGGACCGCCATGGCAAGGCGAGCCGGCGACTGGTCGAGCCCCATGGGCTGCTGGTGGAGGCGCCCGTCTGGTACGTGCTCGCGCGGGACGTGGAGAAGTCCGCCGCGCGCATCTTCCGCATGGACCGCATCCGCCGCGCCCGCGTCGTCCCCGAGCGCTCCTTCGTTCCCGACATGGAAGGGCTGAAGGCCCAGGCCGTCGCCCAGAAGCAGGAGGCCCAGAGCCCTTGA
- a CDS encoding MFS transporter yields MVAAQPSEPTAHPGIVLAILCSAVFMATLDMFIVNVALGDIGTDLGQSSLSHLSWVLNGYTIFYGALLVPAGRLTDSFGRKAGFQVGLALFTLASLGCALSGNLWVLVAFRCLQAAGAAVLTPASLGLVLTVLPAETRTRSTRIWASSGALAGAAGPVVGGLLVDTSWRGIFLLNLPIGVAAILTAARFVPSVKQQRAHLPDFLGSALLIVAIATLALGLSEAPGWGWGSTAATLCWVITVAALGAFVFSSARHPSPVIELSLLKHRTFAWSNLTVLLLSVAFAAELLSGILFMQQRWHWSALQTGLAVAPGPCMVPLFAMVGQRLGRRYSVGVVTGLGALMMALGPALILLGLGPEAGYLTAILPGWLLTGAGVGLAFPTAIASATAELPPHQSSTGSAVVNMGRQVGMALGTSLLVVILGEAGATGQLAPFIHGWWFAILVALVAAVSALGITPRPRTREVPGAAG; encoded by the coding sequence ATGGTAGCGGCCCAGCCCTCCGAGCCGACGGCCCATCCGGGCATCGTCCTCGCCATTCTCTGCTCCGCGGTGTTCATGGCCACCCTGGACATGTTCATCGTGAATGTCGCCCTCGGTGACATTGGCACCGACCTCGGGCAGTCCTCGCTGTCCCACCTGAGCTGGGTCCTCAACGGCTACACCATCTTCTACGGCGCGCTGCTGGTGCCCGCCGGCCGGCTGACGGACTCCTTCGGGCGGAAGGCCGGCTTCCAGGTCGGGCTCGCGCTGTTCACGCTCGCCAGCCTCGGCTGCGCGCTGAGCGGCAACCTCTGGGTGCTGGTCGCGTTCCGCTGCCTCCAGGCCGCTGGCGCGGCGGTGCTCACGCCCGCCAGCCTGGGCCTGGTCCTCACCGTCCTCCCCGCGGAGACGCGCACCCGCTCCACGCGAATCTGGGCCTCCAGCGGCGCGCTGGCGGGAGCGGCGGGGCCCGTGGTGGGAGGGCTGCTCGTCGACACCTCGTGGCGAGGCATCTTCCTCCTGAACCTGCCCATCGGCGTCGCGGCAATCCTGACGGCGGCGAGGTTCGTCCCCTCCGTGAAGCAGCAGCGGGCCCACCTGCCGGACTTCCTGGGCAGCGCGCTGCTCATCGTGGCCATCGCCACGCTCGCGCTCGGCCTCAGCGAGGCGCCCGGCTGGGGGTGGGGCTCGACGGCGGCCACGCTCTGCTGGGTCATCACCGTGGCCGCCCTGGGAGCCTTCGTCTTCAGCTCCGCGCGACACCCGAGTCCGGTGATTGAGCTGTCGCTGCTGAAGCACCGGACCTTCGCGTGGTCCAACCTGACGGTGCTGCTGCTCTCGGTGGCCTTCGCCGCCGAGCTGCTGTCGGGCATCCTGTTCATGCAGCAGCGGTGGCACTGGTCCGCGCTCCAGACAGGCCTCGCCGTGGCCCCCGGCCCCTGCATGGTTCCGCTCTTCGCCATGGTCGGCCAGCGCCTGGGCAGACGGTACTCGGTGGGCGTGGTCACCGGCCTGGGCGCGCTGATGATGGCGCTGGGCCCGGCCCTCATCCTCCTCGGCCTTGGCCCCGAGGCCGGGTACCTCACCGCCATTCTTCCGGGCTGGCTGCTGACGGGCGCCGGAGTCGGGCTGGCCTTTCCCACCGCCATCGCCTCGGCGACCGCGGAGCTGCCGCCACACCAGAGCTCCACCGGCAGCGCCGTGGTCAACATGGGCCGCCAGGTGGGAATGGCCCTCGGCACGAGCCTCCTCGTCGTCATCCTGGGCGAGGCCGGAGCGACAGGGCAGCTCGCCCCCTTCATCCATGGCTGGTGGTTCGCCATCCTCGTGGCGCTGGTCGCGGCCGTCAGCGCGCTCGGAATCACTCCCCGGCCACGGACGCGGGAGGTGCCGGGCGCGGCCGGGTGA